A DNA window from Kitasatospora atroaurantiaca contains the following coding sequences:
- the rpsI gene encoding 30S ribosomal protein S9: MAETAIESTLEVEFDENAVEYTSEEETYTTESLAGRFGEAIPGAGLGRRKEAIARVRIVPGTGKWKINGRTLENYFPNKVHQQTVNEPFKLLELDGRYDVVARISGGGVSGQAYALRLGVARALNEADVDNNRAALKKAGFLMRDARAVERKKAGLKKARKAPQYSKR, translated from the coding sequence GTGGCCGAGACTGCCATCGAGAGCACCCTCGAGGTCGAGTTCGACGAGAACGCCGTCGAGTACACCTCCGAGGAAGAGACCTACACCACCGAGTCGCTGGCCGGCCGCTTCGGCGAGGCCATCCCCGGCGCCGGCCTCGGCCGTCGCAAGGAGGCGATCGCCCGCGTGCGCATCGTCCCGGGCACCGGCAAGTGGAAGATCAACGGTCGCACCCTGGAGAACTACTTCCCCAACAAGGTGCACCAGCAGACCGTCAACGAGCCGTTCAAGCTCCTTGAGCTCGACGGCCGCTACGACGTTGTCGCCCGCATCTCGGGTGGCGGCGTCTCCGGTCAGGCCTACGCGCTGCGCCTCGGCGTGGCCCGCGCCCTGAACGAGGCCGACGTGGACAACAACCGCGCCGCCCTCAAGAAGGCCGGTTTCCTGATGCGTGACGCGCGTGCCGTCGAGCGCAAGAAGGCCGGTCTCAAGAAGGCCCGTAAGGCCCCGCAGTACAGCAAGCGCTAA
- the rplM gene encoding 50S ribosomal protein L13: protein MRTYSPKPGDVQRQWHVIDATDVVLGRLASQAANLLRGKHKAIYAPHVDTGDFVIIINADKVHLSGNKKTQKMAYRHSGFPGGLRSVRYDDLLDKNPEKAVEKAIKGMIPKNSLGRQMLSKLKVYSGDQHPHAAQQPVPFEITQVAQ, encoded by the coding sequence GTGCGTACGTACAGCCCCAAGCCCGGCGACGTCCAGCGTCAGTGGCACGTCATCGACGCGACCGACGTCGTGCTCGGCCGCCTGGCCTCCCAGGCCGCCAACCTCCTCCGGGGCAAGCACAAGGCGATCTACGCGCCGCACGTTGACACTGGTGACTTCGTCATCATCATCAACGCCGACAAGGTGCACCTGTCTGGGAACAAGAAGACCCAGAAGATGGCCTACCGCCACAGCGGTTTCCCGGGCGGTCTCCGCTCGGTCCGCTACGACGACCTCCTGGACAAGAACCCGGAGAAGGCCGTCGAGAAGGCCATCAAGGGCATGATCCCCAAGAACAGCCTGGGCCGTCAGATGCTCTCCAAGCTGAAGGTCTACTCGGGCGACCAGCACCCGCACGCTGCGCAGCAGCCGGTGCCGTTCGAGATCACCCAGGTCGCGCAGTAA
- a CDS encoding ABC-F family ATP-binding cassette domain-containing protein, whose amino-acid sequence MGHVEISHLEYYLPDGRVLFDDASFRVGEGSAVALVGANGAGKTTLLRMIAGDTQPHGGSVTVSGGLGVMRQFVGTTGREDRKETPGALPADASVRDLLVSVAPARIATAAKAVDAAELAMMAQDDEKTQMAYAQALADWSDAGGYDYETDWDVCTMAALGMSFDKAQWRGLNTLSGGEQKRLVLEALLRGPEEVLLLDEPDNYLDVPGKRWLEEAIKATSKTVLFISHDRELLSRTAEKIISVESSAAGSSVWVHGGGFESFHQARKDRFARFEELGRRWDEEHAKLKKLVVTLRQAASVSHALATRYAAAQTRLKKFEEAGRPEEPPREQNITMRLKGGRTGVRSLTLEGLELTGLMKPFDLEVFYGERVAVLGSNGSGKSHFLRLLAGDESVQHSGTWKLGARVVPGHFRQTHAHPELFGRTVRSIVEEEHALSRGAAMGALRRYELDRQEEQRFESLSGGQQARLMILKLELSGVTALLLDEPTDNLDLESAEALQEGLEAFDGTVLCVTHDRWFARTFDRFLVFGSDGKVYEAPEPVWDEARVVRDR is encoded by the coding sequence ATGGGACACGTCGAGATTTCGCACCTTGAGTACTACCTGCCGGACGGGCGGGTGCTTTTCGACGACGCGTCCTTCCGGGTCGGCGAAGGCTCCGCCGTCGCACTGGTCGGTGCCAACGGCGCCGGCAAGACCACGCTGCTGCGCATGATCGCCGGGGACACCCAGCCGCACGGCGGCTCGGTCACGGTCAGCGGCGGTCTCGGCGTGATGCGCCAGTTCGTCGGCACCACCGGCCGCGAGGACCGGAAGGAGACGCCGGGCGCCCTGCCCGCCGACGCCTCGGTACGCGACCTGCTGGTCTCCGTCGCGCCGGCCAGGATCGCCACCGCCGCCAAGGCGGTCGACGCCGCAGAGCTGGCGATGATGGCGCAGGACGACGAGAAGACGCAGATGGCGTACGCGCAGGCGCTCGCCGACTGGAGCGACGCCGGCGGCTACGACTACGAGACCGACTGGGACGTCTGCACCATGGCCGCCCTGGGCATGTCCTTCGACAAGGCCCAGTGGCGCGGTCTGAACACCCTCTCGGGCGGCGAGCAGAAGCGGCTCGTCCTGGAGGCGCTGCTGCGCGGTCCGGAGGAGGTGCTGCTCCTCGACGAGCCGGACAACTACCTGGACGTGCCCGGCAAGCGCTGGCTGGAGGAGGCCATCAAGGCCACCTCGAAGACTGTGTTGTTCATCTCCCACGACCGCGAGCTGCTCTCCCGTACCGCCGAGAAGATCATCAGCGTCGAGTCGAGCGCCGCCGGCAGCAGCGTCTGGGTGCACGGTGGCGGGTTCGAATCCTTCCACCAGGCCCGCAAGGACCGCTTCGCGCGCTTCGAGGAGCTCGGCCGCCGCTGGGACGAGGAGCACGCCAAGCTCAAGAAGCTGGTGGTGACCCTGCGCCAGGCGGCCTCGGTCAGCCACGCGCTCGCCACCCGCTATGCCGCCGCGCAGACCCGGCTGAAGAAGTTCGAGGAGGCCGGCCGCCCGGAGGAGCCGCCGCGCGAGCAGAACATCACCATGCGGCTCAAGGGCGGCCGTACCGGTGTGCGCTCGCTCACGCTGGAGGGCCTGGAGCTCACCGGCCTGATGAAGCCCTTCGACCTGGAGGTCTTCTACGGCGAGCGGGTCGCGGTGCTCGGCTCCAACGGCTCCGGCAAGTCGCACTTCCTGCGGCTGCTCGCGGGGGACGAGTCGGTGCAGCACAGCGGCACCTGGAAGCTCGGCGCGCGGGTGGTCCCCGGACACTTCCGGCAGACCCACGCCCATCCGGAGCTGTTCGGGCGCACCGTCAGGTCGATCGTCGAGGAGGAGCACGCGCTCAGCCGCGGGGCGGCGATGGGCGCGCTGCGCCGCTACGAGCTGGACCGCCAGGAGGAGCAGCGCTTCGAGTCGCTCTCGGGCGGCCAGCAGGCGCGGCTGATGATCCTCAAGCTGGAGCTGTCCGGGGTGACGGCGCTGCTGCTGGACGAGCCGACCGACAACCTCGACCTGGAGAGCGCCGAGGCGCTGCAGGAGGGTCTGGAGGCCTTCGACGGCACGGTTCTCTGTGTGACGCACGACCGCTGGTTCGCCCGCACCTTCGACCGTTTCCTGGTTTTCGGCTCGGACGGCAAGGTGTACGAAGCGCCCGAGCCGGTCTGGGACGAGGCGCGCGTGGTGCGCGATCGCTGA